From the Exiguobacterium aurantiacum genome, one window contains:
- a CDS encoding carbohydrate ABC transporter permease, giving the protein MTETPKQHKRRRNWKKPASFIAFVGPAFLAFVAIVLIPFFNGIYYSFTDWNGVTGQLNLVGLDNYQRILFEDEQFRASFWITTKYTLVAVVLTNIVGFLLALLLTMNIKTRNILRTVFFMPNLIGGLILGFIWQFIYVKGFESIGALTGWSLFELPWLGDAQTAFWGIVIVAIWQGGGYVMVIYIAALQNVPTDLLEAAKIDGANRLKMLRHITLPMIMPSITICLFLTISWSFKVFDTNLSLTNGGPFKSTEMLALNIYTESFVNNNYGLGSAKAVIFFLVVAAITVTQVYLTKKREVEA; this is encoded by the coding sequence ATGACAGAAACACCAAAGCAACACAAGCGAAGACGAAATTGGAAGAAACCGGCGAGCTTTATCGCATTCGTCGGTCCGGCCTTTTTGGCGTTTGTGGCGATTGTGCTCATTCCGTTCTTTAACGGAATTTATTACAGCTTCACGGATTGGAACGGCGTGACAGGGCAGTTGAATCTGGTCGGACTGGATAACTATCAGCGGATTTTATTCGAGGACGAACAGTTCCGTGCCTCGTTCTGGATCACGACGAAATATACGCTCGTGGCCGTGGTGTTGACGAATATCGTCGGCTTCCTATTGGCCTTGCTATTGACGATGAACATTAAGACGCGCAATATCCTGCGCACCGTCTTTTTCATGCCGAACTTGATCGGCGGGCTCATTCTCGGGTTCATTTGGCAGTTTATCTATGTGAAGGGCTTTGAATCAATCGGGGCACTGACCGGGTGGAGTCTATTCGAACTGCCGTGGCTCGGAGACGCCCAAACAGCCTTTTGGGGCATCGTCATCGTCGCGATTTGGCAAGGCGGGGGCTACGTCATGGTCATCTACATCGCGGCGCTCCAAAACGTGCCGACCGATTTGCTGGAGGCAGCTAAAATTGATGGGGCGAATCGGTTGAAGATGTTGCGTCACATTACGCTCCCAATGATCATGCCGTCAATCACCATCTGTCTGTTTTTGACGATTTCCTGGTCATTCAAAGTGTTCGACACGAACTTGTCGCTCACGAACGGTGGGCCGTTCAAATCGACGGAGATGCTCGCCTTGAACATCTATACAGAATCGTTTGTGAATAACAACTACGGGCTCGGCTCGGCGAAAGCGGTCATCTTCTTCCTCGTTGTCGCGGCGATTACCGTCACTCAAGTGTACTTGACTAAAAAGCGGGAGGTGGAGGCATGA
- a CDS encoding ABC transporter substrate-binding protein produces the protein MKRKWRLSTAVMTAGMVLTLAACGGGSLTENEGSNDANADDGDKQDVTLNVFQFKAEIAKDLEAMAKEYEEETGVKVTVQTVGGGADYGAALKSQFASGNEPDIFNNGGFTEAQTWKDKLEDLSGEKWVGDLTEVAKEPMTMDGKLYGMPMNLEGYGFIYNKELFEKAGISELPKTLSELTDAAEKLDKAGITPFSVGYAEFWILGIHLLNIPMAQQDDPDAFIQALNENKGKFEDNEQFQQFLKLFDLTIKYGNKNPLTTDYNTQVTQFAQGETAMLQQGNWAQQMILDVNPDIEMGFVPIPINDDKEKMDRLPVGVPNNWVVNKNSEYKEEAKDFLEWMATSDTGKDYMVNKFKFIPAFKSIEANDLGPLADDILAYSNEGKTISWNWFKYPDGAVNEYGALMQAYVGGQKTGDEMLQDFTKVWADKAK, from the coding sequence ATGAAACGTAAATGGAGATTATCAACCGCCGTCATGACGGCGGGAATGGTATTGACACTTGCGGCCTGTGGCGGCGGGTCGCTTACGGAAAATGAAGGATCGAACGATGCGAACGCGGATGACGGGGACAAGCAAGACGTCACGTTGAACGTCTTCCAGTTCAAAGCGGAAATCGCCAAAGACCTCGAAGCGATGGCGAAAGAATACGAGGAAGAGACCGGCGTCAAAGTGACCGTTCAAACGGTCGGAGGCGGGGCCGATTACGGGGCAGCGCTCAAGTCGCAATTCGCGTCGGGCAATGAGCCGGATATCTTCAATAACGGTGGTTTCACCGAAGCCCAAACATGGAAAGACAAATTGGAAGATTTGTCAGGCGAGAAGTGGGTCGGTGATTTGACGGAAGTGGCCAAGGAACCGATGACGATGGATGGAAAACTGTACGGCATGCCGATGAACTTGGAAGGATACGGCTTCATCTACAACAAGGAGTTGTTCGAGAAGGCGGGTATCAGTGAGTTGCCGAAGACGTTGTCAGAGTTGACGGATGCGGCGGAGAAGTTGGATAAAGCAGGCATCACGCCGTTCTCGGTCGGTTACGCCGAATTCTGGATTCTCGGTATCCATTTGCTCAACATTCCGATGGCGCAACAAGACGATCCGGATGCGTTCATCCAGGCATTGAACGAGAATAAAGGAAAATTCGAGGACAACGAGCAGTTCCAACAGTTCTTGAAACTGTTCGACCTCACGATCAAATACGGCAATAAAAACCCGCTCACGACGGACTATAACACGCAAGTCACACAGTTCGCGCAAGGTGAGACGGCGATGCTGCAACAAGGAAACTGGGCGCAACAGATGATTCTTGACGTGAACCCGGACATTGAGATGGGCTTCGTGCCAATCCCGATCAACGATGACAAAGAGAAGATGGACCGCCTCCCGGTCGGTGTCCCGAACAACTGGGTCGTCAACAAAAACTCTGAGTATAAGGAAGAAGCGAAAGACTTCCTCGAGTGGATGGCGACGTCAGACACGGGTAAAGACTATATGGTCAACAAGTTCAAATTTATCCCGGCGTTCAAATCGATCGAAGCGAACGACCTTGGACCACTGGCTGATGATATCTTGGCCTATTCGAACGAAGGCAAGACGATCTCATGGAACTGGTTCAAGTACCCGGATGGTGCGGTAAACGAATATGGTGCGTTGATGCAAGCCTACGTCGGCGGTCAAAAGACCGGGGACGAGATGCTCCAAGACTTCACGAAAGTGTGGGCCGACAAGGCGAAATAA
- a CDS encoding nitrous oxide reductase accessory protein NosL, translating into MITYKKMAGLLTASGLTLALGACSSAAAEPFDIKWGETECVVCNMKIMDEQFAAEAIMDNGKGYAFDDIGCLMRDWYPEQTEEDIAAMYVKDYNTKEWVDLEEGAFVYDKMSKTPMAYNIVSFAKAADAEAYVDENGGTVMDLDDLKSHSWERGEMKQHKKMHTDDDNKMSDSDSSEGHGQ; encoded by the coding sequence ATGATTACTTATAAGAAGATGGCAGGCTTACTTACCGCGTCAGGATTGACGCTCGCACTAGGCGCGTGTTCGAGTGCAGCGGCGGAACCGTTCGACATCAAATGGGGAGAGACCGAATGCGTTGTGTGTAACATGAAGATTATGGACGAACAGTTCGCCGCCGAAGCGATCATGGACAACGGAAAAGGTTATGCGTTCGATGACATCGGTTGTTTGATGCGGGACTGGTATCCAGAACAGACGGAGGAAGACATCGCGGCCATGTACGTCAAAGACTACAACACGAAAGAATGGGTCGACCTCGAAGAAGGGGCGTTCGTTTACGATAAGATGTCGAAGACACCGATGGCTTACAATATTGTCTCGTTCGCGAAGGCAGCGGATGCTGAGGCTTACGTGGACGAGAACGGTGGCACAGTCATGGACCTCGACGACTTGAAGAGCCATTCATGGGAACGCGGAGAAATGAAACAACATAAAAAGATGCACACAGATGATGACAACAAGATGAGTGATAGCGATTCGTCAGAAGGCCACGGACAGTAA
- the asnA gene encoding aspartate--ammonia ligase, producing MTTTATSKMKAKQQAITVVKATFEDKFSTALGLTQVQAPLFVTSASGVNDHLNGVERIIQFDTQYPGHELEIVQSLAKWKREALGRYGFEVGEGLYTQMRAIRRDEELDATHSLHVDQWDWERVIAREHRTTEYLKETVESIYAALRETEQTVESMYGIEALLPESIHFLTSQELEDLYPALTPKEREHAICKEYGAVFLSQIGGALASGDKHDGRAADYDDWSLNGDILVWHPELESAFELSSMGIRVDETVLAEQLVTAGAEEKRKYPFHQAVLEGRLPLTIGGGIGQSRVAMYLLRARHIGEVQSSVWPSEMVAACEEAGISLL from the coding sequence ATGACAACGACAGCAACAAGCAAGATGAAAGCGAAACAACAGGCGATCACGGTAGTGAAGGCGACATTCGAAGACAAGTTCAGCACGGCACTCGGACTCACACAAGTTCAAGCCCCGCTGTTCGTCACATCGGCGAGCGGTGTCAACGACCACTTGAACGGTGTCGAACGGATCATCCAGTTCGATACGCAGTATCCGGGCCATGAGCTAGAAATCGTTCAGTCGCTCGCAAAATGGAAACGCGAAGCGCTTGGCCGTTACGGGTTCGAGGTCGGTGAAGGCTTGTATACGCAGATGCGTGCCATCCGTCGTGATGAAGAACTCGACGCGACACATTCGCTCCACGTCGATCAATGGGACTGGGAACGTGTCATCGCCCGGGAACACCGGACGACCGAGTACTTGAAGGAGACGGTCGAATCGATTTACGCGGCATTGCGTGAAACGGAACAGACTGTCGAATCGATGTACGGGATTGAGGCACTCTTGCCAGAGTCGATTCACTTCTTGACGAGCCAAGAGCTGGAAGACCTTTACCCGGCCCTCACGCCAAAAGAACGGGAGCACGCGATTTGTAAAGAATACGGCGCAGTCTTCCTCTCACAAATCGGCGGCGCACTCGCTTCAGGCGATAAGCACGACGGGCGTGCGGCGGACTATGACGACTGGTCGCTCAACGGCGATATCCTCGTCTGGCACCCGGAACTCGAATCGGCGTTCGAATTGTCGTCGATGGGAATCCGTGTCGACGAGACGGTGCTCGCTGAGCAGTTGGTGACAGCCGGTGCCGAAGAAAAACGGAAATATCCGTTCCATCAAGCGGTCCTTGAAGGACGTCTCCCGCTCACGATTGGCGGCGGCATCGGGCAATCACGTGTCGCCATGTACTTGCTTCGTGCTCGTCACATCGGCGAAGTCCAATCTTCGGTCTGGCCGAGTGAGATGGTCGCAGCCTGTGAAGAAGCTGGAATCAGCCTGTTGTAA
- a CDS encoding alpha/beta fold hydrolase, which produces MDVTEHTYADGYRTHVLHTPARQPIGNCFIFHGMLEHHRRYVEFADFLAGIGYNVFLCDLRGAGSLARTQSTYAHLSPHEGFNQMVDDAISLLDHYQDALPTVVLGHSFGSLLARRLGQQLGHRLAGVIAVSPPPHSGLIGRAGLYAINLAIRFKGSTHESRLFERLLFGRYNLKFLPATTESDWISSVPEEVASYMNDPDCGGIPTLGYLHEVARASLDVTSTARIQEHPKTLPILFVVGVDDPVVHDGEGLSGIVRKHQAADIELTVLSYDQARHEVLRERQRQDIWTDISDWMHQTVQIAKRTSIS; this is translated from the coding sequence ATGGATGTCACGGAACACACGTATGCGGACGGATATCGGACGCATGTATTGCACACCCCGGCCAGACAACCGATTGGAAATTGTTTCATTTTCCATGGGATGCTCGAACACCATCGACGTTATGTCGAATTCGCTGATTTTTTGGCAGGAATTGGTTACAATGTGTTTCTATGCGACCTTCGTGGCGCCGGTTCTTTGGCCCGGACCCAGTCCACTTATGCCCACCTGTCGCCACACGAAGGGTTTAATCAAATGGTCGACGACGCCATCTCGCTTCTCGACCATTATCAAGATGCATTGCCGACCGTCGTCCTCGGCCACAGTTTCGGCTCGCTGCTCGCACGTCGACTCGGCCAACAGTTAGGTCATCGCTTGGCTGGCGTCATCGCCGTCTCCCCGCCTCCGCATTCCGGGTTGATTGGGCGGGCCGGCCTATATGCGATCAATTTGGCCATCCGGTTCAAAGGGAGCACCCACGAATCTCGCTTGTTCGAACGCTTATTGTTCGGTCGGTACAATTTGAAATTCTTACCCGCGACAACTGAGAGTGATTGGATTTCTAGTGTCCCAGAAGAAGTGGCGTCCTATATGAACGATCCCGACTGCGGCGGGATCCCGACACTCGGTTACTTACACGAGGTCGCTCGTGCCTCGCTCGATGTGACGTCCACCGCCCGAATTCAGGAGCATCCTAAAACACTCCCGATTTTATTCGTCGTAGGTGTCGATGACCCTGTCGTACATGACGGAGAAGGACTCTCTGGAATCGTCCGTAAACATCAGGCCGCCGACATCGAATTGACCGTGCTGTCTTATGATCAGGCTCGCCATGAAGTGCTCCGTGAGCGCCAGCGTCAAGACATCTGGACAGACATCAGCGATTGGATGCACCAAACCGTACAAATCGCAAAAAGAACCTCCATTTCCTAG
- a CDS encoding ABC transporter permease — protein sequence MMLWRIEWSRTLRQKESYVFLFTWMVTLVLLGGLGQALPVATAYTNVNATLLTIIGLVMPLFVMLTTALQWGGERESKRLRLVMTYPLSMFRLVWMRYSAFLATQALIVTLAYALSSFFVSMPLKTWVVLWAYSLGLIAYGAALGTFVGVIGRNRLQAVLMSFLVWIVLILLWPTVLVSVIAWMPYGVQAEAMVGALFLNGFELLRVWVSAVLAAPDLFGAIYETFIGWLDGTVGTAVVGATIVGGILSLLGAAAWWLRREGRHDSA from the coding sequence ATGATGCTGTGGCGGATCGAGTGGTCGCGCACGTTACGTCAAAAAGAGAGTTACGTCTTCCTGTTCACCTGGATGGTGACGCTCGTGCTGCTCGGCGGTCTCGGACAAGCACTGCCGGTGGCGACCGCCTACACGAACGTCAACGCGACACTGCTCACCATCATTGGCCTCGTCATGCCCCTGTTCGTCATGTTGACGACGGCGCTCCAGTGGGGTGGAGAACGGGAGTCGAAACGGTTGCGACTAGTGATGACGTACCCGCTATCGATGTTTCGACTCGTCTGGATGCGTTACAGCGCCTTTCTCGCGACGCAGGCTTTGATTGTCACGCTCGCCTATGCGCTCTCATCATTCTTCGTATCGATGCCTCTCAAGACGTGGGTCGTCCTATGGGCATATTCGCTCGGACTCATCGCGTATGGGGCGGCGCTCGGGACATTCGTTGGCGTCATCGGTCGAAATCGGCTTCAAGCCGTCCTCATGTCTTTCCTCGTTTGGATTGTCTTGATTTTGTTATGGCCGACGGTGCTCGTCAGTGTCATCGCGTGGATGCCGTACGGGGTTCAGGCGGAAGCGATGGTCGGTGCCCTTTTCTTGAACGGATTTGAGCTGTTGCGCGTCTGGGTGAGTGCAGTATTGGCGGCACCCGATTTGTTCGGGGCCATCTATGAGACGTTTATTGGTTGGCTCGACGGAACGGTCGGTACGGCCGTCGTCGGTGCGACGATCGTCGGGGGCATTCTCAGTCTATTGGGCGCGGCAGCTTGGTGGTTAAGACGGGAGGGTCGACATGATTCAGCTTAA
- a CDS encoding formate--tetrahydrofolate ligase: MTTIKPLSDLTIAQQAEMLPVKEIAEKLGLQEDDLDLYGKYKAKLSFDVIDRMATREDGKLILVTAINPTPAGEGKSTVTVGLGQALNQLDKQAIVCLREPSLGPTMGLKGGAAGGGFSQVLPMEDINLHFTGDMHAITAAHNTISAILDNHLHQGNDLGIDVRKIVWKRVLDLNDRALRHVTIGLGGSAHGVPREDGFDITVASEIMAILCLADSLTDLEARIKRIVVAYDQDNEPITAEQIGAAGAATLLLKEAFKPNLVQTLEQTPALVHGGPFANIAHGCNSLIATKTALKLGEYVVTEAGFGADLGAEKFCHIKSRIGKLNPDAVVLVATVRALKMHGGVAKDQLHVENVGAVGNGLKLLAKHVETMGKLGLPTVVALNRFNSDTAEELTAVLEWCEANHIRVALSEVWSNGGQGGRALAEAVIETIESNESAFTPLYALTDSIEQKILTIAREVYGAADVTFTATAKKQMAQIEANGWQHLPICMAKTPFSLSDDPTKLGYQHGFTITVRELKPSVGAGFLVALTGNVLTMPGLPKQPAALNMGIDETGKAIGLF, from the coding sequence ATGACGACGATTAAACCGTTATCCGACCTAACAATTGCCCAACAAGCCGAGATGTTACCCGTTAAAGAGATTGCGGAAAAACTCGGTTTACAAGAAGATGACCTCGATCTATACGGGAAATATAAAGCCAAGTTATCATTTGATGTCATCGACCGGATGGCAACTCGTGAAGACGGGAAGCTCATTCTCGTCACGGCGATCAACCCGACTCCGGCCGGTGAAGGTAAATCGACCGTGACCGTTGGGCTTGGCCAAGCGCTCAACCAACTCGACAAGCAAGCGATCGTCTGTCTGCGCGAACCGTCGCTCGGCCCGACGATGGGTTTAAAAGGCGGTGCCGCTGGCGGAGGGTTCAGCCAAGTGTTGCCGATGGAAGACATCAACCTTCACTTCACAGGCGACATGCACGCCATCACCGCGGCCCACAACACGATTAGCGCCATCCTCGACAATCATCTCCATCAAGGAAACGACCTTGGCATCGATGTCCGGAAAATTGTTTGGAAACGTGTGCTCGACTTGAATGACCGGGCGCTCCGTCACGTGACGATCGGTCTTGGCGGCAGTGCCCATGGCGTACCTCGTGAAGACGGCTTTGATATCACGGTCGCGTCTGAAATCATGGCCATCCTCTGTCTCGCCGATTCATTGACCGACCTCGAGGCACGCATCAAGCGAATCGTCGTCGCTTACGATCAGGACAATGAGCCGATCACGGCCGAACAAATCGGTGCGGCCGGTGCCGCGACGTTGCTGTTGAAGGAAGCGTTCAAGCCGAACTTGGTGCAGACACTTGAACAGACACCAGCCCTCGTTCATGGCGGTCCGTTCGCCAATATCGCGCACGGGTGCAACTCGTTGATTGCGACGAAAACCGCGCTCAAACTCGGCGAATATGTCGTCACCGAAGCTGGATTCGGAGCCGATCTTGGTGCCGAGAAGTTTTGTCATATCAAGTCACGCATCGGAAAATTGAATCCAGACGCCGTCGTTCTCGTGGCGACTGTCCGGGCTTTGAAAATGCATGGCGGTGTCGCCAAAGACCAACTCCACGTCGAGAACGTCGGAGCTGTCGGAAACGGATTGAAACTCCTCGCCAAGCACGTCGAGACGATGGGGAAACTCGGCTTGCCGACCGTCGTCGCGCTCAACCGATTCAATTCGGATACGGCCGAAGAATTGACGGCCGTCCTCGAGTGGTGTGAAGCGAATCATATCCGGGTCGCGTTAAGTGAAGTTTGGTCAAACGGCGGACAAGGAGGTCGTGCTCTCGCTGAAGCCGTCATTGAGACGATCGAGTCGAATGAGAGTGCGTTCACCCCGCTCTATGCGTTGACCGACTCGATTGAACAGAAGATTTTGACGATCGCTCGTGAAGTGTATGGGGCGGCCGACGTCACGTTCACTGCGACTGCGAAAAAGCAGATGGCTCAAATCGAGGCGAACGGCTGGCAGCACTTGCCGATTTGTATGGCGAAGACCCCGTTCTCACTCTCAGACGACCCGACAAAACTCGGATACCAGCACGGATTCACCATCACGGTGCGAGAGTTGAAACCATCGGTCGGTGCTGGTTTCCTTGTCGCCTTGACAGGTAACGTGTTGACGATGCCAGGTCTGCCGAAACAACCGGCCGCCTTGAATATGGGAATCGACGAGACTGGGAAAGCGATCGGTTTATTCTAA
- a CDS encoding right-handed parallel beta-helix repeat-containing protein, which yields MRRLGWLLVLWFFAPTAVHADTGAVPLEAPIVIQSNETFNGEGKRFSSCERPAFQLEGTGAVLENVEIEQCDQARGPAVFIVGLGHQVIDVTIEAAGTGIAVEDSYGVRLIRPNVTGKGREDGITVHDSGVTVIKGAIIDHVRDGIYIENGTGHELVRPLVTNSRYGIHLMFPTDVSIMSPNLHHNETGAMVMGTERVRIENGQIYDQVGASGMGLMLFEAVETSIRANAIYGNRVGIYAEKSEWTAIHDNGVNGNDIGLRLKRANGMTLTGNDVTNNRYPVVSFEAADNVIVGNDWGGQTLDLTRDGQSEIPYRADPYLFLLADSYEAFELLYGAPGLTVLERVLRSPDDVTLTDVSPRATSFELEWQGTVGATVLSGLLILLWRFGRKQDDYL from the coding sequence ATGAGACGACTAGGCTGGTTACTCGTGTTATGGTTTTTCGCGCCCACAGCAGTACATGCGGATACAGGGGCGGTGCCGCTCGAAGCACCAATTGTGATTCAATCGAACGAAACGTTTAACGGCGAAGGAAAGCGATTTAGCAGTTGCGAACGCCCTGCATTTCAACTTGAAGGGACCGGGGCCGTGCTCGAGAACGTCGAGATCGAGCAGTGCGATCAGGCCAGGGGACCCGCGGTGTTCATCGTAGGACTCGGCCATCAAGTCATCGATGTCACAATCGAGGCGGCCGGGACCGGGATTGCTGTCGAGGATAGTTACGGGGTCCGATTGATTCGCCCGAACGTGACGGGGAAGGGCCGTGAAGACGGAATCACTGTTCACGATAGCGGAGTGACGGTGATCAAAGGAGCTATCATCGACCATGTCCGTGACGGGATTTATATTGAAAATGGGACCGGACACGAATTGGTCCGACCGCTCGTCACGAACTCACGGTACGGCATTCATCTCATGTTCCCGACGGACGTCTCGATTATGTCACCGAACCTGCACCACAATGAAACGGGCGCGATGGTGATGGGGACCGAACGCGTCCGCATCGAAAATGGACAAATTTATGACCAAGTCGGTGCGAGCGGGATGGGACTCATGTTGTTCGAAGCGGTTGAAACGAGCATCCGCGCCAATGCGATCTATGGGAACCGTGTCGGCATCTATGCCGAGAAGTCGGAATGGACAGCGATTCACGATAATGGAGTGAACGGAAATGATATCGGCCTGCGTTTAAAGCGGGCTAACGGGATGACGCTGACCGGGAACGATGTGACGAACAATCGTTATCCCGTCGTGTCATTTGAAGCGGCCGATAACGTAATCGTTGGGAACGATTGGGGCGGGCAGACACTTGATTTGACACGGGACGGGCAGAGCGAGATCCCGTATCGGGCCGACCCGTATCTGTTTTTGCTCGCTGATTCGTATGAAGCGTTTGAATTATTGTACGGGGCCCCAGGGCTGACCGTACTCGAACGTGTCCTCAGGAGTCCCGACGATGTCACGCTCACCGATGTTTCGCCGCGGGCGACGTCGTTCGAGTTGGAATGGCAAGGGACAGTCGGGGCGACCGTGTTAAGTGGATTATTGATTTTATTATGGCGATTTGGGAGGAAACAAGATGATTACTTATAA
- a CDS encoding carbohydrate ABC transporter permease encodes MTTEKVERIEAKVDSSPQRLLPQKPLRTGGYTAGLGLVELVAILLGLLYLVPFYYVIVNSFKSIAEIYTNTSALPNVWLASNYTEAWEAMNYGRVFLNSLLITAGANILIVLFTSMAAWKLVRTKHWISTVIFFLFVAAMVIPFQSIMIPLVKVSSVLGLLNSHWGLMVMYLGFGSGISVFLYHGFMKSIPEEIEEAAIIDGCSTWGVFWRIVFPLLKPITVTIVILNSLWIWNDFLLPSLVLRDIELRTIPLATFYFFGQYTKQWDLALAGLVLGIVPLLVFFFGMQKHIIKGITSGSIK; translated from the coding sequence ATGACGACAGAAAAAGTTGAACGCATCGAAGCGAAGGTTGATTCATCCCCACAGCGATTGCTACCGCAAAAGCCACTTCGGACGGGCGGCTATACAGCCGGTCTCGGTCTCGTCGAACTGGTGGCGATTTTACTCGGACTGTTGTATCTCGTTCCGTTCTATTACGTCATCGTCAACTCGTTCAAATCGATTGCCGAGATTTACACAAACACGTCCGCCTTGCCAAACGTCTGGCTCGCGTCGAACTATACAGAAGCGTGGGAGGCGATGAATTATGGACGCGTCTTCTTGAACTCGCTCTTGATTACGGCTGGCGCGAACATCCTCATCGTGTTGTTCACATCAATGGCGGCCTGGAAGCTCGTCCGAACGAAACATTGGATCTCGACGGTCATCTTCTTCTTGTTCGTCGCGGCGATGGTCATCCCGTTCCAGTCGATCATGATTCCGCTCGTGAAAGTGTCGAGCGTACTCGGTCTGTTGAACAGCCATTGGGGGCTGATGGTCATGTACCTCGGCTTCGGGTCTGGTATCTCTGTATTCTTGTATCACGGATTTATGAAGTCGATACCGGAAGAGATTGAAGAAGCGGCCATCATTGACGGTTGCTCGACGTGGGGTGTCTTTTGGCGCATCGTGTTCCCGCTTTTAAAACCGATTACGGTGACGATCGTCATCTTGAACAGCCTTTGGATTTGGAATGACTTTCTCTTACCTTCACTTGTCCTCCGAGACATCGAGCTGCGGACGATTCCGCTCGCGACGTTCTATTTCTTCGGACAATATACAAAACAATGGGATTTGGCACTTGCTGGTTTAGTCCTTGGGATCGTTCCGCTCCTCGTCTTTTTCTTCGGTATGCAAAAGCATATTATCAAAGGGATCACGAGCGGCTCGATCAAATAA